A genomic window from Companilactobacillus alimentarius DSM 20249 includes:
- a CDS encoding DNA internalization-related competence protein ComEC/Rec2 produces MPQITTGLISPDKVNINGDILSGEMETTSQSVKFIYRIKTQTEQKRWQNLERMVSVQPVIKEIKPVTKPRNIGEFNYAKYLANKNINYNVQIDRFKSIKEFEPQKIEDRINVLRIHIIKYLAKLPKWLRIHAQSLIVGYTGSDNKDFLKILSALGIIHLFSLSGLHVLIILTILRKLTSFFRIPVEWVDFLMLFILPMYGILVGSKSGIWRAIVLTLVSIILKKLRISLSRLDIFSITMIICLFIYPFGIIEMGGQLSFLLAFAILYLYKGSNFFQMTFKMNLVSLPIICFYTYQINWLTLLVNLIFIPFFSYVILPITLISSLTVNWHFWSIINSTFEKMYVTLDFFANNSFFVLITGKFPSWLVIVLLIISLFYVESKMILNKYLFHYLALILFCIALNKFPIFGSVNIIDVGQGDSILITTPLVRRTFLIDVGGKLNFSTKSWAKRLSHDQVETTTLPFLKSKGISHIDRLFLTHKDVDHIGNVETLLKNFSVRQINFGIGLEQNKRIKKLIRKYPQIKFIGHKQGDVLNTGSIKWQVLWPKHRGIGENSDSLTLLASIKHRRWLFTGDLDIASEKKILQDYHFKVDYLKLGHHGSKTSMGEQLLSTIQPKLGFISAGVDNRYGHPNQETLIRLKKHRVKYLNTAEYGMISWYYNFFDDKEEITTFLKGDLIEDSRVKK; encoded by the coding sequence ATGCCCCAGATAACTACTGGTTTGATTTCGCCGGATAAAGTCAATATAAATGGCGATATTTTGAGTGGTGAAATGGAGACTACAAGTCAATCCGTGAAATTTATTTATCGGATTAAAACTCAAACAGAACAAAAAAGATGGCAGAATCTAGAAAGAATGGTCTCAGTTCAGCCAGTAATTAAGGAGATAAAACCGGTAACCAAACCTAGGAATATTGGTGAATTTAATTACGCCAAATATCTGGCTAATAAAAATATTAATTATAATGTTCAAATAGACAGATTCAAATCTATAAAAGAGTTTGAGCCACAAAAAATTGAAGATAGAATAAATGTTTTACGGATACACATAATTAAATATTTAGCAAAACTTCCAAAATGGTTAAGAATCCATGCCCAAAGTTTGATTGTCGGATATACAGGTTCGGATAATAAAGACTTTTTGAAAATATTGAGTGCCTTAGGAATCATTCACTTGTTTAGTTTATCGGGATTACACGTTTTGATTATTCTAACTATCTTACGAAAATTGACCTCATTTTTTAGAATACCTGTAGAGTGGGTCGATTTCTTAATGCTATTTATCTTACCGATGTACGGAATATTGGTAGGTTCAAAGAGTGGTATTTGGCGTGCAATTGTATTGACTTTAGTGAGCATTATTTTAAAGAAATTAAGGATTTCTTTGAGCCGCTTAGACATTTTTAGTATTACCATGATTATTTGTCTTTTTATTTATCCTTTTGGAATAATTGAAATGGGTGGACAGCTAAGTTTTTTGTTGGCATTTGCTATTCTCTATTTGTATAAAGGGAGTAATTTTTTTCAAATGACTTTCAAGATGAACTTAGTTAGTTTACCAATTATCTGTTTTTACACCTATCAAATTAATTGGTTGACATTATTAGTGAATTTAATCTTTATTCCCTTTTTCTCATATGTTATCTTACCGATTACTTTGATATCTTCTTTAACGGTTAATTGGCATTTTTGGTCAATAATTAATTCAACCTTTGAGAAAATGTATGTCACACTAGATTTTTTTGCTAATAATTCATTTTTCGTTTTAATAACTGGTAAGTTTCCTAGTTGGTTAGTAATTGTTTTATTGATTATTAGTTTGTTTTATGTTGAAAGTAAAATGATTTTGAATAAATATTTATTTCATTACTTAGCGCTCATTCTTTTCTGTATCGCTCTTAATAAATTTCCTATCTTTGGTTCCGTTAATATAATTGATGTTGGGCAGGGAGATAGCATTTTAATTACTACACCTTTAGTTCGACGGACTTTTCTAATTGACGTTGGTGGCAAGTTGAATTTTTCTACTAAATCATGGGCAAAACGGTTAAGCCATGATCAGGTCGAGACTACTACCTTGCCATTTTTAAAATCTAAGGGTATCAGCCATATTGATAGATTATTTTTGACACACAAAGATGTGGATCATATTGGTAATGTGGAGACGCTTTTGAAAAACTTTTCTGTACGGCAGATAAACTTTGGAATTGGTCTGGAGCAAAATAAACGTATTAAGAAGCTGATTCGAAAATATCCGCAGATAAAATTTATCGGTCATAAACAAGGAGATGTTTTAAATACTGGCTCAATTAAGTGGCAAGTATTGTGGCCAAAGCATAGGGGAATTGGAGAGAATAGTGATTCATTAACTCTATTGGCTTCAATTAAACATCGGCGTTGGCTTTTTACAGGAGATTTGGATATTGCCTCTGAAAAAAAGATCTTACAAGATTATCATTTTAAGGTGGATTATTTAAAATTAGGACACCATGGATCTAAGACTTCCATGGGTGAACAGTTATTGTCAACGATTCAACCCAAATTAGGATTCATTTCGGCGGGGGTGGATAATCGCTATGGACACCCAAATCAAGAGACATTAATACGTTTAAAAAAGCATCGAGTCAAATATTTAAATACAGCTGAATATGGTATGATATCTTGGTATTATAATTTCTTTGATGATAAAGAAGAA
- a CDS encoding helix-hairpin-helix domain-containing protein — protein MKEIFHYIKKNKIILIVLFISLIGGGYFMLHQKTTPSPDQIKTEDLVEKKAPEKSNKETKKNSKTLGEKLVVDVQGAVKKPGVYRVKDKAIVQEVLQIAGGVTQNADLKQLNQAKRVSDQMQIYVPTKGEKSINNSTATNDQKKIVNINTDNPDDFKDVTGIGPKKAEKIIAYRQEHGDFKNLHDLTGVSGIGEKSLDKLKEQLTV, from the coding sequence ATGAAGGAAATATTTCATTATATTAAGAAGAATAAAATTATTTTGATTGTACTTTTTATTAGTTTGATTGGTGGAGGTTATTTTATGCTTCATCAAAAAACAACCCCTAGTCCCGATCAGATTAAAACGGAGGATCTGGTTGAAAAGAAGGCTCCTGAGAAGTCCAATAAAGAAACCAAAAAAAATAGTAAAACTCTTGGTGAGAAATTAGTTGTAGATGTACAAGGTGCAGTAAAAAAGCCAGGAGTTTATCGAGTTAAGGATAAGGCGATTGTTCAAGAAGTGTTACAAATAGCAGGTGGAGTGACACAGAATGCTGATTTAAAACAGTTGAACCAGGCTAAAAGAGTTTCAGATCAGATGCAGATCTATGTTCCAACTAAAGGTGAAAAGAGTATTAATAATTCCACAGCTACAAATGATCAAAAGAAGATCGTCAATATCAATACCGATAATCCGGATGATTTTAAAGATGTTACTGGAATTGGACCTAAGAAAGCAGAAAAAATCATTGCCTATCGTCAAGAGCATGGGGATTTTAAGAATTTGCATGATTTAACTGGAGTTTCTGGCATTGGTGAGAAGAGTCTTGATAAATTGAAAGAACAATTGACTGTTTGA